From the genome of Edaphobacter dinghuensis, one region includes:
- the gap gene encoding type I glyceraldehyde-3-phosphate dehydrogenase, with protein sequence MAVKVGINGFGRIGRNVFRTALSNPEIEFVAVNDLTTPATLAHLLKYDSILGNLKNEISHGDDFISVDGKKIKVFAERDPAKLDWASVGAQVVVESTGFFTDATKAKAHLGSTVKKVIISAPATNEDITIVLGVNENKYDAAKHNVISNASCTTNCLAPVVKVLNDTFGIASGIMTTIHSYTNDQVILDTPHKDLRRARAAALSMIPSSTGAAKALKLVIPEMDGKLDGFAIRVPTPNVSVVDLTFVSEKPISVATVNEALKTAANGELKPYLGYTDEELVSSDFKGNPLSSFVDSKLTKVIGNTGKVISWYDNEWGYSNRVKDLILFLVKKGL encoded by the coding sequence ATGGCAGTAAAGGTAGGCATCAACGGCTTCGGCCGCATTGGACGCAACGTATTCCGTACCGCTCTCAGCAACCCGGAGATTGAGTTCGTCGCCGTAAACGACCTCACCACCCCCGCGACCTTGGCTCATCTGCTCAAGTACGACTCCATTCTTGGCAATCTCAAGAACGAGATCTCGCATGGCGATGACTTCATCTCCGTCGATGGCAAGAAGATCAAGGTCTTCGCAGAGCGTGACCCGGCCAAGCTCGACTGGGCCAGCGTAGGTGCGCAGGTTGTCGTCGAATCGACCGGCTTCTTTACCGATGCCACCAAGGCCAAGGCACACCTCGGCTCGACCGTCAAAAAGGTGATCATCTCTGCTCCGGCAACCAACGAGGACATCACCATCGTCCTCGGCGTCAACGAGAACAAGTACGATGCGGCGAAGCACAATGTCATCTCCAATGCCTCCTGCACCACCAACTGCCTCGCGCCCGTCGTCAAGGTCCTCAACGACACCTTCGGCATCGCCAGCGGCATCATGACCACGATTCACAGCTACACCAACGACCAGGTCATCCTCGACACGCCGCACAAGGACCTGCGCCGCGCCCGCGCCGCTGCCCTCAGCATGATCCCGAGCAGCACCGGCGCCGCCAAGGCCCTCAAGCTCGTCATCCCCGAGATGGACGGCAAGCTCGACGGCTTCGCCATCCGCGTCCCGACCCCCAACGTCTCGGTCGTCGACCTCACCTTCGTCTCCGAGAAACCGATCAGCGTTGCCACAGTCAACGAAGCACTGAAGACAGCAGCCAACGGCGAGCTGAAGCCTTACCTCGGCTACACCGACGAAGAGCTCGTCTCCTCCGACTTCAAGGGCAACCCGCTCTCGTCCTTCGTCGACTCCAAGCTGACCAAGGTCATCGGCAACACCGGCAAGGTCATCAGCTGGTACGACAACGAGTGGGGCTACTCGAACCGCGTCAAGGACCTGATTCTCTTCCTCGTGAAGAAGGGTCTCTAA
- a CDS encoding EAL domain-containing protein — protein MATKRSEIKTELKKALKSGEIVPYFQPMVGIRTGLLVGFEVLARWLHPQRGTIHPDVFIPVAEQADLIGELTETILLQAFAATTALKRDLNISVNVSPIQLRDSSLSEEIARAAAMASFPLHRLTIEITESALVDNLELAATIAGKLKQLGVKLALDDFGTGYSSLRNLQALPFDELKVDRTFVSSMIQSRDSRKIVAAVIGLGQSLKLTTVAEGIENETQADILRWLGCDVGQGWIYGPPVAARDLSKIIDAPMSTSTHTLHDSPASDLITCIEPLPSQRLAQLQAIYDGAPVGLAFVDADLRYVSVNQRLASLNGISVEDHLGRRLSDVMPPTIYKKVEPYLQRALKGEAITGLELTRPVMPESPEPVTLLVSHQPARDEGGEVIGVSVAIVDISERMRVIEALRASEEHYRHMVEFNPHMPWIMEPNGNVIEVSPHWEEFTGQTSEQTLGMGWKNAVHPEDLNRLLPTLLASLQSGDPFDLEYRIRTKDNHWRWMRTRGNPRRNESGEILLWYGSTEDIEETMHLKQKLHETEAKLEALLKDKAFGMTSRETS, from the coding sequence ATGGCAACGAAACGGTCTGAGATTAAAACTGAACTCAAAAAAGCATTGAAAAGTGGGGAAATCGTTCCCTACTTTCAGCCTATGGTCGGCATACGAACTGGGCTGCTGGTAGGTTTTGAAGTTCTCGCGCGATGGCTGCACCCACAACGTGGCACTATCCATCCCGATGTCTTCATCCCGGTCGCCGAGCAGGCAGACCTTATCGGCGAGCTAACAGAGACAATTCTGCTACAAGCTTTCGCTGCCACCACCGCGCTCAAAAGAGATCTCAATATCTCCGTCAACGTCTCGCCGATTCAGCTCCGCGACTCCTCACTCTCGGAAGAGATTGCACGAGCCGCGGCAATGGCGTCCTTCCCTCTGCATCGACTCACCATCGAAATCACAGAGAGCGCCCTGGTCGATAACCTGGAGCTGGCAGCCACCATCGCAGGAAAGTTAAAGCAACTGGGCGTCAAGCTCGCCCTCGACGACTTCGGCACCGGCTATTCCAGCTTGCGGAATCTTCAGGCGCTTCCCTTCGACGAGTTGAAGGTGGACCGCACCTTCGTAAGCTCCATGATCCAGAGCCGCGACAGTCGCAAAATCGTCGCCGCAGTCATCGGCCTGGGACAAAGCCTCAAGCTGACGACGGTTGCCGAGGGCATCGAAAACGAGACCCAGGCAGACATCCTCCGCTGGCTCGGCTGCGATGTCGGCCAGGGATGGATCTATGGCCCTCCGGTGGCCGCACGGGACCTTTCCAAAATCATCGACGCGCCCATGTCGACGTCGACACACACCCTGCATGACTCACCGGCATCTGACCTGATCACTTGCATCGAGCCCTTACCCTCGCAGCGGTTGGCGCAGTTGCAGGCTATCTACGATGGCGCTCCAGTCGGCCTCGCCTTTGTTGATGCAGACCTGAGATACGTCAGCGTCAACCAACGGCTCGCCAGCCTGAACGGTATCTCCGTCGAAGATCATCTCGGCCGCAGGCTCTCCGATGTCATGCCTCCCACGATCTACAAAAAAGTAGAACCCTATCTCCAGCGCGCTCTTAAGGGAGAAGCCATCACTGGACTGGAACTGACCAGACCCGTTATGCCGGAGAGTCCGGAGCCCGTCACCCTTTTGGTATCTCACCAACCAGCGCGCGACGAAGGCGGAGAAGTCATCGGAGTCTCCGTTGCCATCGTAGATATCTCGGAACGCATGCGAGTCATTGAGGCTCTTCGTGCCAGCGAAGAGCACTACCGCCACATGGTCGAGTTCAATCCCCATATGCCGTGGATTATGGAGCCCAACGGCAATGTGATCGAGGTGAGCCCTCATTGGGAGGAGTTCACAGGGCAGACATCAGAGCAGACACTCGGCATGGGCTGGAAGAACGCGGTGCATCCTGAAGATCTCAACCGCCTGTTGCCAACACTCCTGGCCTCGCTCCAAAGCGGCGATCCCTTCGACCTTGAATATCGCATTCGCACGAAAGACAATCACTGGCGTTGGATGCGAACGCGCGGTAATCCTCGTCGAAATGAAAGCGGAGAGATTCTTCTCTGGTACGGATCTACCGAAGACATCGAAGAGACCATGCATCTTAAGCAGAAGCTGCACGAAACAGAAGCAAAGCTAGAGGCACTCCTGAAAGACAAAGCATTCGGCATGACCTCCAGAGAAACCTCATAG
- a CDS encoding RidA family protein → MTRTNIPGTSPYEPIIGFSRAVRIGNHVYVSGTGPVGAEDASPAEQTRVALNIIKAALEKAGAGFEHVYRTRMFLARVENWEEIGRAHGEVFGKILPAATMVVAPLLNPRWHVEIEADAFIPEA, encoded by the coding sequence ATGACCCGCACCAATATCCCCGGCACTTCTCCCTACGAGCCCATCATCGGCTTCTCCCGCGCCGTACGTATCGGCAACCATGTCTACGTCTCCGGTACCGGACCGGTCGGCGCAGAAGACGCGTCTCCCGCCGAACAGACACGGGTCGCGCTCAATATCATCAAGGCTGCCCTTGAAAAAGCAGGAGCTGGCTTTGAACATGTCTACCGCACCCGCATGTTCCTCGCCCGTGTCGAAAATTGGGAAGAGATAGGCCGCGCCCACGGCGAGGTCTTCGGAAAAATATTGCCCGCCGCCACCATGGTCGTCGCTCCCCTGCTTAACCCCAGATGGCACGTAGAGATCGAGGCAGATGCCTTCATCCCCGAAGCTTGA
- a CDS encoding phosphoglycerate kinase, which produces MSKLSIRDLDLTNKRVLIRVDFNVPLSKDGQTITDDTRIRETLPTIEYALRRKAKVILCSHLGRPKGKPVATMSLRPVVDRLRELLDAVLGENENVAFAPDCVGEVATEMATQLESGQTLLLENLRFHAEEEANDPAFAKKLAALCDIYVNDAFGSAHRAHASTEGITHFVKQSAAGLLMERELTYLGKALDQPDKPFVAIIGGAKVSDKIQVIDNLLELADAIIIGGGMAYTFLNAQGQTTGKSLVETDKIDVAKAALDKAKAKGVRFLLPIDHVLADKFAHDAKTQIHEGSDPFHVDLMALDIGPKSVALFEAEISDARTVIWNGPMGVFEMPAFAKGTHAIAHCVAGNHDAITIVGGGDSVAAVKQSGVSQKISHISTGGGASLEFLEGKILPGVAALTDK; this is translated from the coding sequence ATGAGCAAGCTGTCCATCCGCGATCTAGATCTTACGAACAAGCGCGTTCTCATTCGTGTCGACTTCAACGTCCCGCTCTCCAAGGACGGCCAGACCATCACCGACGATACCCGCATCCGCGAGACGCTGCCCACCATCGAGTATGCTTTGCGTCGCAAGGCCAAAGTGATCCTCTGCTCTCACCTCGGCCGCCCCAAGGGTAAACCTGTCGCAACCATGAGCCTTCGCCCCGTCGTCGATCGTCTGCGCGAGCTGCTCGACGCCGTGCTTGGTGAGAACGAAAATGTGGCCTTTGCTCCGGACTGTGTTGGCGAGGTTGCCACCGAGATGGCTACACAGCTCGAATCCGGACAGACGCTTCTCCTCGAGAATCTCCGCTTCCACGCCGAAGAAGAGGCAAACGATCCTGCCTTCGCCAAGAAGCTGGCTGCCCTCTGCGATATCTATGTCAACGACGCCTTTGGCAGCGCCCACCGCGCTCATGCATCTACCGAAGGCATCACTCACTTCGTCAAGCAGTCCGCCGCCGGCCTGCTGATGGAGCGCGAGTTGACCTATCTGGGCAAGGCACTCGATCAGCCTGACAAGCCCTTCGTCGCCATCATCGGCGGTGCCAAGGTCTCCGACAAGATACAGGTGATCGACAATCTCCTCGAATTGGCCGACGCCATCATCATCGGCGGCGGCATGGCTTACACCTTCCTTAATGCGCAGGGCCAGACCACCGGAAAGTCGTTGGTCGAAACCGACAAGATCGACGTGGCAAAAGCTGCACTCGACAAGGCCAAGGCCAAGGGCGTGCGTTTCCTTCTGCCCATCGACCACGTCCTTGCCGACAAGTTTGCCCACGATGCCAAGACGCAGATCCACGAAGGAAGCGATCCCTTTCATGTCGATCTGATGGCTCTTGATATCGGCCCCAAATCGGTCGCACTCTTCGAAGCCGAGATATCCGATGCGCGTACCGTCATCTGGAATGGCCCCATGGGCGTCTTCGAGATGCCGGCGTTTGCCAAGGGTACTCACGCCATTGCTCACTGCGTAGCGGGCAATCATGATGCCATCACCATCGTGGGCGGCGGAGATTCGGTAGCAGCGGTCAAGCAGTCCGGCGTCTCCCAGAAAATCAGCCACATCTCGACAGGCGGCGGAGCCAGCCTCGAATTTCTCGAAGGCAAGATCCTCCCCGGCGTCGCCGCACTGACGGATAAGTAG